The proteins below are encoded in one region of Cucurbita pepo subsp. pepo cultivar mu-cu-16 unplaced genomic scaffold, ASM280686v2 Cp4.1_scaffold000265, whole genome shotgun sequence:
- the LOC111784697 gene encoding regulator of nonsense transcripts 1 homolog isoform X3, producing the protein MDSQQNNLFETASQPDTGNDAYTFLEFNTQGEDFDYPEFRDPIRSPVAWPTPSDSLADHTDRGGGSDHQSDASPVSAAPGSATKGRTGGDLGNSGGNNQMVDALTAGMSGLTFEDAGDDDNYEFGKGNFTEHACRYCGVSNPACVVRCNVPSCRKWFCNSRGNTSGSHIVNHLVRAKHKEVCLHKDSPLGETILECYNCGCRNVFLLGFISAKTESVVVLLCREPCLSVNALKDMNWDLSQWCPLIDDRCFLQWLVKIPSEQEQLRARQISAQQINKIEELWKTNPDASLEDLEKPGVDDEPQPVALKYEDAYQYQNVFAPLIKLEADYDKMMKESQSKDNVTVRWDIGLNKKRVAYFVFPKEDNELRLVPGDELRLRYSGDAAHPAWHSVGHVIKLTAQEEVALELRASQGVPVDIVHGFSVDFVWKSTSFDRMQGAMKTFAVDETSVSGYIYHHLLGHEVEVQMVRNTLPRRFGAPGLPELNASQVFAVKSVLQKPISLIQGPPGTGKTVTSAAIVYHMAKQGQGQVLVCAPSNVAVDQLAEKISATGLKVVRLCAKSREAVSSPVEHLTLHYQVRHLDTSERSELHKLQQLKDEQGELSSSDEKKYKALKRATEREISQSADVICCTCVGAGDPRLSNFRFRQVLIDESTQATEPECLIPLVLGAKQAVLVGDHCQLGPVIMCKKAARAGLAQSLFERLVLLGVKPIRLQVQYRMHPSLSEFPSNSFYEGTLQNGVTINERQSTGIDFPWPVPNRPMFFYVQMGQEEISASGTSYLNRTEAANVEKIVTTFLRSGVVPSQIGVITPYEGQRAYIVNYMSRNGALRQQLYKEIEVASVDSFQGREKDYIILSCVRSNEHQGIGFLNDPRRLNVALTRARYGIVILGNPKVLSKQPLWNSLLTHYKEHECLVEGPLNNLKQSMIQFQKPKKIYNDRRLFFAGGPGVVPNDNFGPVAPSGSNADRRSGRGRGSYFPPHLPNGAQKPGVHASGYPMPRVPIPSFHGGPPQPYAIPTRGAVHGPVGAVPHVPQPGSRGFGAGRGNAGAPIGSQFPNQQASQQNIGNIGSTFNFPGLESPNSQPSMPVQPPNQTFREGYSMGGISQDFLGDDFKSQGSHVPYNVTDFSTQASQTGYAIDYVSQGAQGGFPGSFLNQNSQSGYSRFGTGNDFMSQDYMNHGSQGLFTQVGFSDPSLDEASQSHYNVANANPLQSQQGMMNSLYSQPFAHYNTQPSTVQAPPQLPQQGQSSQNQKIHFSG; encoded by the exons ATGGATTCGCAGCAgaacaatttgtttgaaaCGGCATCTCAACCTGACACGGGAAATGACGCTTACACATTTCTTGAGTTCAATACACAGGGGGAAGACTTCGATTATCCAGAATTTCGTGACCCAATTAGGTCCCCTGTAGCGTGGCCGACTCCTTCCGATTCGTTAGCCGATCATACGGACCGCGGTGGGGGGTCGGACCACCAGTCTGATGCGTCTCCGGTTTCGGCTGCGCCGGGAAGTGCTACGAAAGGCCGGACTGGAGGTGATTTGGGGAATAGTGGTGGTAATAATCAAATGGTTGACGCATTGACGGCCGGGATGAGTGGGTTGACGTTTGAGGATGCTGGGGATGATGATAATTATGAGTTTGGGAAGGGGAATTTCACGGAGCATGCTTGTAGGTATTGTGGGGTTTCGAACCCGGCTTGCGTTGTGAGGTGTAACGTACCGTCGTGCCGTAAATGGTTCTGTAATTCGCGAGGGAACACGTCTGGGTCGCATATCGTGAATCATCTG GTCCGGGCTAAACATAAGGAAGTTTGTCTTCATAAAGACAGTCCTCTGGGAGAAACAATTCTTGAGTGTTACAATTGTGGATGTCGAAATGTTTTCCTCCTTGGATTTATCTCTGCAAAGACAGAAAGTGTGGTTGTTCTACTTTGTAGGGAACCTTGCTTAAGTGTAAATGCTCTGAAGGATATGAATTGGGACTTGAGTCAATGGTGCCCTCTAATTGATGATAGGTGCTTCTTGCAGTGGCTAGTTAAG ATTCCTTCTGAGCAAGAGCAGTTGAGGGCACGCCAAATTAGTGcacaacaaataaataagattgAGGAGCTTTGGAAGACGAACCCAGATGCGTCACTTGAAGATCTTGAAAAACCTGGTGTGGATGATGAACCACAGCCTGTAGCATTGAAATATGAGGATGCATATCAG TATCAAAATGTATTTGCACCTCTTATCAAGCTGGAAGCCGACTATGATAAG ATGATGAAAGAATCTCAAAGCAAGGATAATGTCACCGTACGCTGGGACATTGGCCTTAACAAGAAGAGGGTAGCCTATTTTGTCTTTCCAAAG GAGGATAATGAGTTGCGTCTTGTACCTGGAGATGAATTGAGGTTACGTTATTCTGGTGATGCAGCTCATCCAGCCTGGCATTCTGTGGGACATGTG ATCAAGCTAACTGCACAGGAAGAGGTTGCACTTGAGCTTCGTGCTAGTCAG GGGGTTCCAGTTGACATCGTCCATGGTTTTAGTGTTGATTTTGTGTGGAAGAGTACAAGCTTCGACCGAATGCAGGGAGCTATGAAGACATTTGCAGTTGATGAGACCAGTGTCAGTGG TTATATCTACCATCACTTATTAGGACATGAAGTGGAAGTCCAGATGGTTCGCAATACACTTCCTCGTCGGTTTGGTGCTCCTGGTCTCCCGGAGCTCAATGCATCCCAA GTTTTTGCTGTAAAAAGTGTTCTACAGAAGCCAATAAGCTTGATTCAGGGTCCTCCGGGTACTGGGAAAACTGTAACTTCTGCTGCCATAGTGTATCATATGGCCAAACAAGGCCAAGGGCAGGTTCTGGTCTGTGCGCCCAGTAATGTGGCTGTGGACCAGCTGGCAGAGAAGATAAGTGCAACTGGGTTGAAG GTTGTTAGACTATGCGCAAAATCAAGAGAAGCTGTAAGTTCTCCTGTGGAACACTTGACCCTTCACTATCAG GTTCGACATCTTGACACATCTGAAAGAAGTGAACTTCATAAGTTGCAACAATTGAAAGATGAACAAG GAGAGTTGTCTAGCAGTGatgagaaaaaatataaagccCTTAAGAGAGCTACAGAGAGGGAAATTTCACAGAGCGCAGACGTTATTTGTTGCACATGTGTTGGTGCTGGAGATCCTCGCTTGTCAAATTTTAGATTTCGTCAG GTTCTTATTGATGAGTCAACTCAGGCAACAGAACCTGAATGTCTCATTCCTCTTGTTCTTGGAGCAAAGCAG GCTGTTCTTGTTGGTGACCATTGCCAACTGGGACCTGTTATTATGTGCAAAAAAGCAGCACGTGCAGGACTGGCCCAATCCCTTTTTGAGCGTCTCGTTCTCCTTGGTGTGAAACCAATTAGGTTGCAG GTTCAATATCGGATGCATCCATCACTTTCTGAGTTTCCTTCTAATAGCTTCTATGAGGGCACGCTACAAAACGGAGTTACCATCAACGAAAGGCAATCGACAGGCATTGACTTCCCATGGCCAGTTCCCAACCGTCCAATGTTCTTCTACGTCCAG atggGACAAGAGGAGATAAGTGCCAGTGGAACTTCCTACCTAAATAGAACTGAGGCAGCAAATGTAGAAAAAATTGTGACTACTTTCTTAAGGAGTGGTGTAGTCCCTAGTCAG ATTGGAGTTATCACCCCGTATGAGGGACAAAGAGCATACATTGTAAACTATATGTCAAGAAATGGTGCTCTCAGACAGCAACTTTACAAAGAAATTGAG GTTGCAAGCGTGGATTCATTTCAAGGAAGGGAAAAAGATTATATCATATTGTCATGTGTGAGGAGTAATGAACATCAG GGCATTGGATTCCTTAACGATCCTCGCAGACTCAATGTGGCTTTAACACGAGCTCGATATGGTATTGTCATTCTTGGAAACCCAAAGGTTTTGAGTAAACAACCACTGTGGAATAGCTTATTAACACATTACAAG GAACATGAGTGCTTGGTTGAGGGTCCTCTGAATAACTTAAAACAAAGCATGATTCAGTTTCAGAAACCTAAAAAG ATATACAATGATCGTCGCCTTTTCTTTGCTGGTGGGCCTGGAGTTGTGCCCAATGATAATTTTGGACCTGTTGCCCCATCTGGCTCTAATGCTGATAGAAGAAGTGGTCGTGGTAGAG GTTCGTACTTTCCTCCTCACCTGCCCAATGGTGCCCAAAAGCCTGGAGTGCATGCTTCTGGTTATCCCATGCCACGAGTTCCCATCCCTTCATTTCATGGTGGTCCTCCGCAGCCGTATGCAATCCCAACTCGTGGAGCTGTGCATGGACCAGTTGGTGCTGTTCCTCATGTTCCTCAACCAGGAAGTAGGGGTTTTGGGGCAGGGCGGGGAAATGCGGGTGCTCCTATTGGTAGCCAGTTTCCAAATCAGCAAGCCTCTCAACAAAATATTGGAAATATTGGTTCCACTTTTAACTTTCCTGGTTTGGAGAGTCCCAATAGCCAACCATCA ATGCCTGTTCAGCCACCTAACCAGACGTTTCGTGAGGGGTACTCCATGGGAGGAATTTCTCAG GACTTCTTGGGTGATGACTTTAAAAGCCAGGGATCGCATGTTCCATATAATGTTACTGATTTCTCCACACAG GCCTCTCAAACTGGATATGCCATTGATTATGTTAGTCAAGGAGCACAGGGTGGCTTTCCAGGGAGCTTCCTGAATCAGAATTCTCAATCTGGATATTCCCGTTTTGGAACAGGAAACGATTTCATGTCACag GATTACATGAATCATGGTTCACAAGGTCTATTCACGCAAGTTGGTTTTAGTGATCCTTCACTAGATGAAGCCTCTCAAAGTCACTATAACGTGGCCAATGCAAATCCACTACAATCCCAG CAGGGGATGATGAACTCTCTCTACTCCCAGCCCTTTGCACATTACAACACACAGCCCTCTACCGTGCAGGCCCCACCACAGCTGCCTCAGCAGGGCCAGAGCTCTCAAAATCAGAAAATTCACTTTAGTGGTTGA
- the LOC111784697 gene encoding regulator of nonsense transcripts 1 homolog isoform X2, with the protein MDSQQNNLFETASQPDTGNDAYTFLEFNTQGEDFDYPEFRDPIRSPVAWPTPSDSLADHTDRGGGSDHQSDASPVSAAPGSATKGRTGGDLGNSGGNNQMVDALTAGMSGLTFEDAGDDDNYEFGKGNFTEHACRYCGVSNPACVVRCNVPSCRKWFCNSRGNTSGSHIVNHLVRAKHKEVCLHKDSPLGETILECYNCGCRNVFLLGFISAKTESVVVLLCREPCLSVNALKDMNWDLSQWCPLIDDRCFLQWLVKIPSEQEQLRARQISAQQINKIEELWKTNPDASLEDLEKPGVDDEPQPVALKYEDAYQYQNVFAPLIKLEADYDKMMKESQSKDNVTVRWDIGLNKKRVAYFVFPKEDNELRLVPGDELRLRYSGDAAHPAWHSVGHVIKLTAQEEVALELRASQGVPVDIVHGFSVDFVWKSTSFDRMQGAMKTFAVDETSVSGYIYHHLLGHEVEVQMVRNTLPRRFGAPGLPELNASQVFAVKSVLQKPISLIQGPPGTGKTVTSAAIVYHMAKQGQGQVLVCAPSNVAVDQLAEKISATGLKVVRLCAKSREAVSSPVEHLTLHYQVRHLDTSERSELHKLQQLKDEQGELSSSDEKKYKALKRATEREISQSADVICCTCVGAGDPRLSNFRFRQVLIDESTQATEPECLIPLVLGAKQAVLVGDHCQLGPVIMCKKAARAGLAQSLFERLVLLGVKPIRLQVQYRMHPSLSEFPSNSFYEGTLQNGVTINERQSTGIDFPWPVPNRPMFFYVQMGQEEISASGTSYLNRTEAANVEKIVTTFLRSGVVPSQIGVITPYEGQRAYIVNYMSRNGALRQQLYKEIEVASVDSFQGREKDYIILSCVRSNEHQGIGFLNDPRRLNVALTRARYGIVILGNPKVLSKQPLWNSLLTHYKEHECLVEGPLNNLKQSMIQFQKPKKIYNDRRLFFAGGPGVVPNDNFGPVAPSGSNADRRSGRGRGSYFPPHLPNGAQKPGVHASGYPMPRVPIPSFHGGPPQPYAIPTRGAVHGPVGAVPHVPQPGSRGFGAGRGNAGAPIGSQFPNQQASQQNIGNIGSTFNFPGLESPNSQPSVGGPLSQLGFVNNMPVQPPNQTFREGYSMGGISQDFLGDDFKSQGSHVPYNVTDFSTQASQTGYAIDYVSQGAQGGFPGSFLNQNSQSGYSRFGTGNDFMSQDYMNHGSQGLFTQVGFSDPSLDEASQSHYNVANANPLQSQGMMNSLYSQPFAHYNTQPSTVQAPPQLPQQGQSSQNQKIHFSG; encoded by the exons ATGGATTCGCAGCAgaacaatttgtttgaaaCGGCATCTCAACCTGACACGGGAAATGACGCTTACACATTTCTTGAGTTCAATACACAGGGGGAAGACTTCGATTATCCAGAATTTCGTGACCCAATTAGGTCCCCTGTAGCGTGGCCGACTCCTTCCGATTCGTTAGCCGATCATACGGACCGCGGTGGGGGGTCGGACCACCAGTCTGATGCGTCTCCGGTTTCGGCTGCGCCGGGAAGTGCTACGAAAGGCCGGACTGGAGGTGATTTGGGGAATAGTGGTGGTAATAATCAAATGGTTGACGCATTGACGGCCGGGATGAGTGGGTTGACGTTTGAGGATGCTGGGGATGATGATAATTATGAGTTTGGGAAGGGGAATTTCACGGAGCATGCTTGTAGGTATTGTGGGGTTTCGAACCCGGCTTGCGTTGTGAGGTGTAACGTACCGTCGTGCCGTAAATGGTTCTGTAATTCGCGAGGGAACACGTCTGGGTCGCATATCGTGAATCATCTG GTCCGGGCTAAACATAAGGAAGTTTGTCTTCATAAAGACAGTCCTCTGGGAGAAACAATTCTTGAGTGTTACAATTGTGGATGTCGAAATGTTTTCCTCCTTGGATTTATCTCTGCAAAGACAGAAAGTGTGGTTGTTCTACTTTGTAGGGAACCTTGCTTAAGTGTAAATGCTCTGAAGGATATGAATTGGGACTTGAGTCAATGGTGCCCTCTAATTGATGATAGGTGCTTCTTGCAGTGGCTAGTTAAG ATTCCTTCTGAGCAAGAGCAGTTGAGGGCACGCCAAATTAGTGcacaacaaataaataagattgAGGAGCTTTGGAAGACGAACCCAGATGCGTCACTTGAAGATCTTGAAAAACCTGGTGTGGATGATGAACCACAGCCTGTAGCATTGAAATATGAGGATGCATATCAG TATCAAAATGTATTTGCACCTCTTATCAAGCTGGAAGCCGACTATGATAAG ATGATGAAAGAATCTCAAAGCAAGGATAATGTCACCGTACGCTGGGACATTGGCCTTAACAAGAAGAGGGTAGCCTATTTTGTCTTTCCAAAG GAGGATAATGAGTTGCGTCTTGTACCTGGAGATGAATTGAGGTTACGTTATTCTGGTGATGCAGCTCATCCAGCCTGGCATTCTGTGGGACATGTG ATCAAGCTAACTGCACAGGAAGAGGTTGCACTTGAGCTTCGTGCTAGTCAG GGGGTTCCAGTTGACATCGTCCATGGTTTTAGTGTTGATTTTGTGTGGAAGAGTACAAGCTTCGACCGAATGCAGGGAGCTATGAAGACATTTGCAGTTGATGAGACCAGTGTCAGTGG TTATATCTACCATCACTTATTAGGACATGAAGTGGAAGTCCAGATGGTTCGCAATACACTTCCTCGTCGGTTTGGTGCTCCTGGTCTCCCGGAGCTCAATGCATCCCAA GTTTTTGCTGTAAAAAGTGTTCTACAGAAGCCAATAAGCTTGATTCAGGGTCCTCCGGGTACTGGGAAAACTGTAACTTCTGCTGCCATAGTGTATCATATGGCCAAACAAGGCCAAGGGCAGGTTCTGGTCTGTGCGCCCAGTAATGTGGCTGTGGACCAGCTGGCAGAGAAGATAAGTGCAACTGGGTTGAAG GTTGTTAGACTATGCGCAAAATCAAGAGAAGCTGTAAGTTCTCCTGTGGAACACTTGACCCTTCACTATCAG GTTCGACATCTTGACACATCTGAAAGAAGTGAACTTCATAAGTTGCAACAATTGAAAGATGAACAAG GAGAGTTGTCTAGCAGTGatgagaaaaaatataaagccCTTAAGAGAGCTACAGAGAGGGAAATTTCACAGAGCGCAGACGTTATTTGTTGCACATGTGTTGGTGCTGGAGATCCTCGCTTGTCAAATTTTAGATTTCGTCAG GTTCTTATTGATGAGTCAACTCAGGCAACAGAACCTGAATGTCTCATTCCTCTTGTTCTTGGAGCAAAGCAG GCTGTTCTTGTTGGTGACCATTGCCAACTGGGACCTGTTATTATGTGCAAAAAAGCAGCACGTGCAGGACTGGCCCAATCCCTTTTTGAGCGTCTCGTTCTCCTTGGTGTGAAACCAATTAGGTTGCAG GTTCAATATCGGATGCATCCATCACTTTCTGAGTTTCCTTCTAATAGCTTCTATGAGGGCACGCTACAAAACGGAGTTACCATCAACGAAAGGCAATCGACAGGCATTGACTTCCCATGGCCAGTTCCCAACCGTCCAATGTTCTTCTACGTCCAG atggGACAAGAGGAGATAAGTGCCAGTGGAACTTCCTACCTAAATAGAACTGAGGCAGCAAATGTAGAAAAAATTGTGACTACTTTCTTAAGGAGTGGTGTAGTCCCTAGTCAG ATTGGAGTTATCACCCCGTATGAGGGACAAAGAGCATACATTGTAAACTATATGTCAAGAAATGGTGCTCTCAGACAGCAACTTTACAAAGAAATTGAG GTTGCAAGCGTGGATTCATTTCAAGGAAGGGAAAAAGATTATATCATATTGTCATGTGTGAGGAGTAATGAACATCAG GGCATTGGATTCCTTAACGATCCTCGCAGACTCAATGTGGCTTTAACACGAGCTCGATATGGTATTGTCATTCTTGGAAACCCAAAGGTTTTGAGTAAACAACCACTGTGGAATAGCTTATTAACACATTACAAG GAACATGAGTGCTTGGTTGAGGGTCCTCTGAATAACTTAAAACAAAGCATGATTCAGTTTCAGAAACCTAAAAAG ATATACAATGATCGTCGCCTTTTCTTTGCTGGTGGGCCTGGAGTTGTGCCCAATGATAATTTTGGACCTGTTGCCCCATCTGGCTCTAATGCTGATAGAAGAAGTGGTCGTGGTAGAG GTTCGTACTTTCCTCCTCACCTGCCCAATGGTGCCCAAAAGCCTGGAGTGCATGCTTCTGGTTATCCCATGCCACGAGTTCCCATCCCTTCATTTCATGGTGGTCCTCCGCAGCCGTATGCAATCCCAACTCGTGGAGCTGTGCATGGACCAGTTGGTGCTGTTCCTCATGTTCCTCAACCAGGAAGTAGGGGTTTTGGGGCAGGGCGGGGAAATGCGGGTGCTCCTATTGGTAGCCAGTTTCCAAATCAGCAAGCCTCTCAACAAAATATTGGAAATATTGGTTCCACTTTTAACTTTCCTGGTTTGGAGAGTCCCAATAGCCAACCATCAGTGGGTGGTCCATTGTCTCAACTTGGTTTTGTTAACAAT ATGCCTGTTCAGCCACCTAACCAGACGTTTCGTGAGGGGTACTCCATGGGAGGAATTTCTCAG GACTTCTTGGGTGATGACTTTAAAAGCCAGGGATCGCATGTTCCATATAATGTTACTGATTTCTCCACACAG GCCTCTCAAACTGGATATGCCATTGATTATGTTAGTCAAGGAGCACAGGGTGGCTTTCCAGGGAGCTTCCTGAATCAGAATTCTCAATCTGGATATTCCCGTTTTGGAACAGGAAACGATTTCATGTCACag GATTACATGAATCATGGTTCACAAGGTCTATTCACGCAAGTTGGTTTTAGTGATCCTTCACTAGATGAAGCCTCTCAAAGTCACTATAACGTGGCCAATGCAAATCCACTACAATCCCAG GGGATGATGAACTCTCTCTACTCCCAGCCCTTTGCACATTACAACACACAGCCCTCTACCGTGCAGGCCCCACCACAGCTGCCTCAGCAGGGCCAGAGCTCTCAAAATCAGAAAATTCACTTTAGTGGTTGA